TGCGCCGGGCCGCCGTTCTGCCGCCGCCACCGAAACCGTTCGTCATCAACGGCGACTGGCGCGATGCTGTCCCGATGCCCACCCGCACCGCGTACGACGACGAGCTCGGCGACCACTTCGCCCGACACGCCGACACCAGCCCGTACAACGCCTATGTCGACCGGCCGGCGATGCTCGCTCTCACCGGCGACGTCGGCGGGGACGTCGGCGGGCAGCGGATCCTCGATGTCGGCTGCGGGGCCGGACATTACGCGGCGGAGCTGCTGTCGCGCGGTGCCGAGGTCGTCGGGATCGACGGCAGCTCGACACTGTTGGACCACGCCCGGCGCAGGTTGGGCGACCGGGCCGACCTGCACCGGCACGACGCCGAAGACCCGCTCGACTTCATCGACGACGCGTCGTTCGACGGGGTGATCTGCGCGTTGATGCTGCACCACGTCGCCAACCGACGGCAGTTGCTGGGCGAGCTACGACGGGTGCTGCGTCCGGGCGGATGGCTGCTGATCTCCACGACCCACCCGACCGCCGACTGGCGGCGCTTCGGCGGCTCGTACTTCACCGACGACTGGGTCGACCTTCCACTGGCCGGCGGCGCGTTGTCGATCCGCTACCAACGTATGACGCTGGAGACGTTCCTGGGCGAGCTGCTGGACGCCGGCTTCAGCCTGGAGCGGCTCGTCGAGCCACGCCCGGTGCCCAGCCTGCGTGACGTCGACGAGGCGGCCTACCACAAGCTGCGCCAGTCGCCGTCTTTCGTCGCCGTCCGGTTCCGGCGGCCCTGACGACAGGCGGTGGTCCGGTGCCCCGCTGGTCGCGGGGCACCGGACGACACCACCACTCGGGGTCAGGGGGCGAGCCGGTGCAGGTCACGCGGGAAGAGCGTGACCTGCCGGATGTTCGGCACGCCGAGCAGCCGGGCCACGAAACGTTCCAACCCGAACGCGAAGCCGCCGTGCGGCGGCATGCCGTACCGCATCGCGTCCAGATAACCGGCGTACGGGGTCAGGTCGGTCTCGCCCCGCTCGGCGAGCGCGTCGACGTAGTCGCCGTACCGGTGCAGCCGCTGCCCGCCGCTGACCAGCTCCACGCCCCGGAAGATCAGGTCGATCGCGCGCGAGTGGCCGGGCCGGGCCGGGTCCGGATGGGTGTAGAACGCCCGGTGCCGGGTCGGGTAGCCCTCGACGAAGACGAAGTCGCTGCCGTGCTCGCGCAGCGCCCACTCCCCCAGCCAGCGTTCGTGCTCCGGTGCCAGGTCCGGCTCGCCGGTGACGTCCCGGCCGGTCGCCGCGCTGATCATGTCGAGGGCGTCGGTGAAGTGCACGATCACCGGCTCGGCCGGAAGCTCCGGCAGCCGTACGGCGAGCGACTCCAGCGCCGGCCCGGCGCGTTCGGCGACCGTCGCCAGCATGCCGGCGACGGTGGCGTGGCAGGCGGCGATCACGTCCCGGTGGTCCTCGACGAAGCCGAGTTCGGCGTCGAGCGACGTGTACGCCGCCAGGTGCCGCGCGGTGTCGCTCGGCTCGGCCCGGAACACCGGCCCGACCTCGAAGACCCGTTCGAAGACACCCACCATGATCTGCTTGTAGAGCTGCGGGGACTGGGCAAGGTAGGCCCGGCGGCCGAAGTAGTCCAGGGCGAAGACGTTCGCGCCGCTCTCGGTCGCCGTACCGACGATCTTCGGGGTGTGGATCTCGACGAACCCCATGCCGGTCAGGGTGTCCCGGAAGCCGGCGACGGCGGCCGCCGCGATCCGGTGCGTGGCCGCCAGCTTCGGGTGCCGCAGCGCGACCGGCGCGTGGTCCAGGATCGTCGGCAGGTTGGCCCGCAAATCCGGTCGATAAAGATCAAACGGTACGGGCGCAGCTGGGTCGCTGAGCGGCGTGATCGTCGGACCGGTGACCTCGACGCCACCGGGGGCCGCCGGCTGGGCGGTCGCGGTACCGGTGACGGCGACGGTGGTCTCCTCCGGCAATTCTTCGAGCTGTGCCCGTACCGCCGGGTCGGTGACGACGACCTGGGCGAGCCCGGCGGCGTCCCGCAGGATCAGGAAAGCGACCGATTTCAGCAGCCGCCGCCGGTGAATCCAGCCAGCCAACCGTACGGGCTGGCCAACGTGGGCAGGGAGTTGAGCGGAAAGGATGCGTTGCATGGTGGTGACCTCCTCCGGTGTGCGCAACGCGTCCCCAGAGAGGTGTGGGCGAGCGGGATCCTCGCGGTGCCACCACACCTTCACCGCGCCACCGCGTGGTGCCGGCGGCGCGGCCTTCGCTTACCCGTGACGTGGGCGAGTCGGCGGGAGTCTACTGAGCCCGGACGGGCCGTTCTTTCCCGCAGCTCAGGAGGGTCTTCACGGCTGGGCCGGAGTCCGCCCTCTCAGCTGTGGGCGGCTCTCTGTCACTCCGGTGGGCGCAACCGCTACTCGGCTCCGTCATCGCTGTTGCCTGCAGACGTTAGCGGTACGGGGTCGCCGTCCGCATCCTGATTCCGACCGGTCAGACACGGTCCGCGCGCCGGACCCGCAGCCCGGTCACGGCCG
The sequence above is a segment of the Solwaraspora sp. WMMD406 genome. Coding sequences within it:
- a CDS encoding class I SAM-dependent methyltransferase, whose translation is MPTRTAYDDELGDHFARHADTSPYNAYVDRPAMLALTGDVGGDVGGQRILDVGCGAGHYAAELLSRGAEVVGIDGSSTLLDHARRRLGDRADLHRHDAEDPLDFIDDASFDGVICALMLHHVANRRQLLGELRRVLRPGGWLLISTTHPTADWRRFGGSYFTDDWVDLPLAGGALSIRYQRMTLETFLGELLDAGFSLERLVEPRPVPSLRDVDEAAYHKLRQSPSFVAVRFRRP
- the aspS gene encoding aspartate--tRNA(Asn) ligase, with amino-acid sequence MQRILSAQLPAHVGQPVRLAGWIHRRRLLKSVAFLILRDAAGLAQVVVTDPAVRAQLEELPEETTVAVTGTATAQPAAPGGVEVTGPTITPLSDPAAPVPFDLYRPDLRANLPTILDHAPVALRHPKLAATHRIAAAAVAGFRDTLTGMGFVEIHTPKIVGTATESGANVFALDYFGRRAYLAQSPQLYKQIMVGVFERVFEVGPVFRAEPSDTARHLAAYTSLDAELGFVEDHRDVIAACHATVAGMLATVAERAGPALESLAVRLPELPAEPVIVHFTDALDMISAATGRDVTGEPDLAPEHERWLGEWALREHGSDFVFVEGYPTRHRAFYTHPDPARPGHSRAIDLIFRGVELVSGGQRLHRYGDYVDALAERGETDLTPYAGYLDAMRYGMPPHGGFAFGLERFVARLLGVPNIRQVTLFPRDLHRLAP